A genome region from Sulfurovum sp. TSL6 includes the following:
- a CDS encoding HAD family hydrolase, translating to MIILFDLDGTLIDSTEAILESFAVAFKAHGKESPDDKSIKAEIGHPLDVMFATLGVEEASVDAHVQAYKMHYQKISCAKTVLLPEAREAVELASQHAVLGVVTTKTAKYSIELLEHMGLMTYFDVLIGREDVENPKPHPEPIFKALSKLQGDKNKYWMIGDTPMDILAAKAANIDSVGVTCGYADEALLLKHTDNVSKTALEAVKFITQG from the coding sequence ATGATAATACTATTTGATTTAGACGGAACACTGATAGATTCAACAGAAGCCATACTGGAAAGTTTTGCTGTTGCATTTAAGGCACATGGAAAAGAATCACCTGATGATAAATCGATCAAAGCGGAGATAGGACATCCTTTAGATGTGATGTTTGCAACACTGGGTGTTGAGGAGGCTTCTGTAGATGCACATGTACAGGCGTATAAGATGCATTATCAAAAAATTTCATGTGCCAAGACAGTGCTGCTTCCTGAAGCAAGGGAAGCGGTAGAACTTGCAAGTCAGCATGCAGTTCTGGGAGTGGTGACGACCAAGACAGCGAAGTATTCCATAGAACTTTTAGAGCATATGGGGCTGATGACCTATTTTGATGTATTGATAGGTAGGGAGGATGTAGAAAATCCCAAACCTCACCCCGAACCTATTTTCAAAGCATTATCAAAATTACAGGGTGACAAAAATAAGTATTGGATGATAGGCGATACACCGATGGATATTTTGGCGGCTAAAGCAGCAAATATCGATAGTGTGGGTGTGACATGCGGATATGCAGATGAAGCATTGTTATTAAAACATACGGATAATGTATCTAAAACAGCTCTCGAAGCTGTGAAGTTCATTACCCAAGGATAA
- the luxS gene encoding S-ribosylhomocysteine lyase, giving the protein MPLLDSFTVDHTKMIAPAVRVAKKMSSPSGDDITVYDLRFCVPNAEALSEKGIHTLEHLFAGFMREHLNSEDVEIIDLSPMGCRTGFYMSLLGSPKAKEVAKAWKKSMKDVLGVESKKDIPELNKYQCGTYKMHSLGEAKLIAHTVLDRGIGVMNNKKLKMTKKQLKEANK; this is encoded by the coding sequence ATGCCATTATTAGACAGTTTTACTGTAGACCATACGAAGATGATCGCACCTGCGGTACGTGTGGCCAAAAAGATGAGTAGTCCAAGTGGCGATGACATCACAGTGTACGATCTGCGTTTTTGTGTACCGAACGCGGAAGCATTGTCAGAAAAAGGTATCCATACCTTGGAGCACTTGTTTGCCGGTTTTATGAGAGAACATTTGAACAGTGAAGATGTGGAGATCATAGATCTTTCTCCTATGGGATGTCGCACAGGCTTTTATATGTCACTTCTTGGGTCGCCAAAAGCCAAAGAGGTAGCCAAAGCGTGGAAGAAGTCGATGAAAGATGTCCTTGGCGTTGAAAGCAAAAAAGACATTCCGGAACTGAATAAGTATCAGTGCGGAACCTATAAGATGCATTCACTAGGTGAAGCAAAGCTTATCGCACACACTGTTTTGGACAGAGGAATAGGCGTCATGAACAACAAAAAACTCAAAATGACAAAAAAACAACTCAAAGAGGCAAATAAATAA
- a CDS encoding ABC transporter substrate-binding protein, whose translation MVRIKIFLLMMIVSLLQADVWNNPHNKEKSASNTLFTSFSLSPKRLDPVVSYSSNEWAFIGQIYEPPLQYNYLQRPYTLEPLTLIQMPTIRYLNKEREEVGENDKRVAFSEYRLDLRKDVMYQNHPAFAKDEKGQLLYAALSQEDLEKIETLDDFPKKGTRHLLAEDYAYAIKRMGVRQNHSPILDTMQTYIVGLKSYSSAITKIAKRKRAKGEVLDLRAYDISGVKVVDDYTLVIEIKGKYPQFLYWLTMNFFAPIPWEADIFYQQQGLVSKNLTLNWYPVGTGAYYLAENNPNKQMRLVKNPNFHDEVYPGSDHEDAGKKLPFIDEIIYALEKESIPLWNKFLQGYYDASGISSEAFDQAVQISSSGSMGLSEEMQKKGISLIGSVQPSIYYMAFNMVDPIVGGYTESARKLRQAISIAINQEEYISIFMNERGIAAQSVIPPGIFGYEEGKKGTNSVVYDWVDGKRVRKSLAFARQLLAEAGYPNGISNKTGKPLKLHYDVTATGPDDRALMDWYRKQFDALGIQLVIRATDYNRFQDKVRKGKTQLFSWGWNADYPDPENFLFLLYGPNASIDTNGAGINSSNYKNPVFDRLFEKMKTMKSTPERMAIIRQMVKISREDAPWVWGIHPKSLALSHAWYRNVVPNAMANNTLKYKRIDATLRVEKQKEWNQPVVMPLIIMALFVLVMVFSLRRIYRNRQNRVIFQEEGIC comes from the coding sequence ATGGTTAGGATAAAGATCTTTTTATTGATGATGATCGTATCATTGCTTCAGGCGGATGTTTGGAATAACCCTCATAACAAGGAAAAGAGTGCCTCCAATACGCTTTTTACCTCTTTTTCACTCTCTCCTAAAAGACTGGATCCGGTTGTCTCCTATAGTTCTAATGAATGGGCATTCATCGGTCAGATCTATGAACCCCCGTTGCAATACAATTACCTTCAAAGACCTTATACGCTTGAACCACTGACACTCATTCAAATGCCAACGATACGTTACCTGAATAAAGAGAGAGAAGAAGTGGGTGAAAATGATAAGCGTGTAGCATTCAGCGAATACCGTCTGGACCTTAGAAAAGATGTCATGTATCAAAACCATCCCGCTTTTGCAAAAGATGAAAAAGGGCAGCTGCTTTACGCAGCATTGAGCCAAGAAGATCTTGAAAAGATAGAGACATTGGATGATTTTCCAAAGAAGGGTACACGTCATTTACTGGCAGAAGATTATGCCTATGCCATAAAGCGTATGGGGGTCAGGCAGAACCACTCCCCTATCTTGGACACGATGCAAACCTATATCGTGGGGTTAAAATCATATTCGAGTGCGATTACAAAGATAGCAAAAAGAAAGAGAGCAAAGGGGGAAGTCCTTGATCTGCGTGCGTATGATATTTCAGGGGTAAAGGTTGTGGATGATTATACGTTGGTCATAGAGATAAAAGGAAAATACCCGCAGTTCCTCTATTGGCTTACGATGAATTTCTTTGCACCTATACCCTGGGAGGCAGATATCTTTTACCAGCAGCAGGGTTTAGTGTCTAAAAATCTGACGCTCAATTGGTATCCTGTAGGGACAGGAGCCTACTATTTGGCAGAGAACAATCCCAATAAACAGATGCGTCTGGTAAAAAACCCAAATTTTCATGATGAGGTGTATCCTGGTTCAGATCATGAGGATGCAGGGAAGAAACTGCCATTTATAGATGAGATCATTTATGCCCTGGAAAAAGAGAGCATTCCTTTATGGAACAAGTTTTTACAGGGATATTATGATGCCTCAGGTATCAGCTCGGAAGCGTTTGACCAAGCGGTGCAGATATCTTCATCGGGCAGTATGGGGTTAAGTGAAGAGATGCAAAAAAAGGGCATTTCATTGATCGGGTCTGTGCAGCCTTCCATTTACTACATGGCATTTAATATGGTAGATCCTATTGTCGGCGGATATACAGAGTCAGCCAGAAAATTAAGACAAGCCATTAGTATTGCTATTAATCAGGAAGAGTATATCTCTATCTTTATGAATGAAAGAGGTATCGCTGCACAAAGTGTCATACCTCCTGGTATTTTTGGATATGAAGAGGGGAAAAAAGGTACCAATAGCGTGGTCTATGACTGGGTTGACGGTAAGAGAGTACGTAAGTCATTGGCGTTTGCTAGACAACTCTTGGCAGAAGCGGGATACCCAAATGGTATTTCAAATAAAACAGGAAAGCCTTTAAAACTTCACTATGATGTCACTGCTACGGGTCCTGATGACAGAGCTTTGATGGATTGGTATCGTAAACAGTTTGATGCCTTGGGTATACAGCTTGTGATACGTGCGACTGACTATAACCGCTTCCAAGATAAAGTACGTAAAGGCAAGACACAACTTTTTTCATGGGGCTGGAATGCTGATTATCCAGATCCGGAAAACTTCCTCTTTTTGCTCTATGGGCCTAATGCCTCTATCGATACCAATGGTGCGGGGATCAACTCCTCAAATTATAAAAATCCGGTGTTTGACAGACTCTTTGAAAAAATGAAAACGATGAAGAGTACGCCTGAGAGAATGGCAATTATACGTCAAATGGTCAAAATATCAAGAGAGGATGCACCCTGGGTGTGGGGTATTCATCCCAAGTCTTTGGCCCTGTCTCATGCCTGGTATCGTAATGTGGTTCCCAATGCCATGGCAAACAATACACTGAAGTATAAACGTATTGATGCCACTTTGCGGGTAGAAAAACAAAAAGAGTGGAATCAGCCTGTAGTGATGCCATTGATCATCATGGCACTGTTTGTGTTGGTGATGGTCTTTTCACTTCGCCGCATCTATAGAAATAGACAAAACAGAGTGATCTTTCAAGAGGAGGGTATATGTTAG
- a CDS encoding ABC transporter permease has product MLAYIMRRILYAIPILIGVNLITFMLFFMVNSPDDMARVQLGAKQVTPELIQSWKEERGYDKPLFVNTKAQGLAQVSETLFVQESLKLFTFDFGFSDSNRDIGSDIKERMIPSLSIALPTFVIALVTNISLALLLVLFRGSMLDTSMMIIAVMIMSISGLFYIIAGQVLFSKIWHWVPISGYESGWDGVKFILLPVMIGVFSGLGSGVRWYRSIFLEQINQDYVRTARAKGLSEIKVLFGHVLRNGMLPILTGVVVIIPSLFMGSLIMESFFGIPGLGSYTIDAINSQDFAIVKAMVFLGSVLYILGLILTDISYTLFDPRVKLS; this is encoded by the coding sequence ATGTTAGCCTATATCATGAGACGAATACTCTATGCGATACCCATACTGATAGGGGTCAACCTGATTACCTTTATGTTGTTCTTTATGGTCAATAGTCCGGATGACATGGCAAGAGTACAGTTAGGTGCCAAACAGGTAACTCCTGAACTCATACAATCATGGAAAGAGGAGAGAGGCTATGACAAACCTCTTTTTGTCAATACCAAAGCCCAAGGTCTTGCACAGGTATCAGAGACTCTTTTTGTACAAGAGTCTCTCAAGCTTTTTACCTTTGATTTTGGCTTTTCAGACAGCAACCGTGACATAGGATCAGATATCAAAGAGCGTATGATACCCAGTCTCTCTATTGCTTTACCGACATTTGTGATCGCACTGGTCACCAACATTAGTCTGGCACTGCTTTTGGTACTTTTTAGAGGGTCTATGTTGGATACAAGTATGATGATCATCGCCGTGATGATCATGTCTATCTCTGGGCTCTTTTATATCATTGCCGGGCAGGTGCTTTTTTCCAAGATTTGGCACTGGGTACCTATATCGGGGTATGAGAGTGGATGGGATGGTGTGAAGTTCATACTCTTACCTGTGATGATAGGTGTCTTTTCGGGGTTAGGATCAGGCGTACGTTGGTACAGGAGTATCTTTTTGGAACAGATCAACCAGGATTATGTGCGTACTGCAAGGGCCAAAGGACTCTCTGAAATTAAAGTATTGTTTGGACATGTGTTGCGTAACGGGATGCTTCCTATTTTGACAGGGGTGGTGGTGATCATCCCTTCACTCTTTATGGGAAGTCTTATTATGGAATCCTTTTTTGGTATTCCCGGACTTGGTTCATACACGATCGATGCGATCAATTCACAAGATTTTGCTATCGTCAAAGCGATGGTCTTTTTAGGTTCGGTCCTTTATATCCTGGGATTGATCTTGACAGACATCTCCTATACACTTTTTGATCCGCGGGTGAAGCTCTCATGA
- a CDS encoding tRNA (5-methylaminomethyl-2-thiouridine)(34)-methyltransferase MnmD, with the protein MYNESLREEKKLVLCEDGTNTLFSIEFDEPYHSTKDGALHESLEKHVKPALSFSQKKSELTILDICFGLGYNTFASLYYIKQQGLKTKVHILSPEFDEGLVRSLDTFDFPPEFESIKHIIKAVSSDLYYEDEQFKIEILLGDARTSIPKIKEKVDIIYQDAFSPAHNPLLWTKEHFADIRALCKEDALLTTYSTAAAIRLGLYENDFFIFVHRAEMMRYSTVASLKLLDGLEYIDMELKKVRNTQARSMRDAEYLKDMDR; encoded by the coding sequence ATGTATAATGAATCGTTAAGGGAAGAAAAAAAGTTGGTACTGTGTGAAGATGGTACTAATACACTCTTTTCTATTGAGTTTGACGAACCCTACCACTCTACCAAAGATGGTGCGCTACATGAGTCTTTAGAGAAACATGTTAAACCCGCACTCTCTTTCAGTCAAAAAAAGAGTGAACTGACTATCTTGGACATCTGTTTTGGTCTGGGATATAATACCTTTGCAAGCCTCTATTACATAAAACAACAGGGCTTAAAGACAAAAGTACACATACTCTCTCCAGAGTTTGATGAAGGGCTTGTGCGTTCCCTGGATACCTTTGATTTCCCTCCGGAATTTGAGAGTATCAAACACATTATCAAAGCGGTCAGTTCTGATCTTTACTATGAAGATGAACAGTTCAAGATAGAGATACTTCTAGGGGATGCAAGAACAAGTATTCCAAAGATAAAAGAGAAGGTAGACATCATCTATCAGGATGCTTTCAGCCCCGCACACAATCCACTGCTTTGGACGAAAGAACACTTTGCAGATATCAGGGCACTTTGCAAAGAGGATGCACTGCTTACCACCTACTCAACAGCAGCAGCCATACGTTTGGGATTGTATGAAAATGATTTTTTTATCTTTGTACACAGAGCTGAAATGATGCGTTACTCAACCGTAGCCAGCCTGAAATTACTTGACGGATTAGAATATATAGATATGGAACTGAAAAAAGTACGTAATACACAAGCACGCAGTATGAGAGATGCAGAGTATTTAAAAGATATGGACCGTTAG
- the rplM gene encoding 50S ribosomal protein L13 has product MKLTSVLKPSEVQRDWVLIDAEGKTFGRILTEVATLLRGKHKPSFTPNVDCGDYVVIINAEKAKFSGAKLEDKEYFTHSGYFGSTKSKKLDDMLENHTEKLFRLAVRGMLPKTTLGRAMLKKLKVYAGAEHPHTAQINKGA; this is encoded by the coding sequence ATGAAATTGACATCAGTTCTTAAACCTTCTGAAGTACAACGTGACTGGGTTCTGATCGATGCAGAAGGTAAAACTTTTGGTCGTATCTTAACTGAAGTAGCGACACTTCTTAGAGGTAAACACAAGCCATCATTTACACCAAATGTAGATTGTGGTGACTACGTAGTAATCATCAATGCAGAAAAAGCGAAGTTCTCAGGAGCTAAACTTGAAGACAAAGAGTATTTTACTCACAGTGGTTACTTCGGTTCTACTAAAAGTAAAAAACTGGATGATATGTTAGAAAACCATACAGAAAAACTTTTCAGATTGGCTGTAAGAGGTATGCTTCCAAAGACTACTCTTGGTAGAGCAATGCTTAAAAAGCTTAAAGTATATGCAGGTGCTGAACATCCACACACTGCTCAAATCAATAAGGGAGCGTAA
- a CDS encoding ABC transporter ATP-binding protein → MSSILTVKDLSLSVGSNIVLDRVSFDIQHGEIFALVGESGSGKSLTSLAIMRLLPEVIAVRSGEIHLKDRALFNLPESQMQKVRGKSIAMIFQEPMSALNPVMTVGSQIAEVIKVHLGLKKEQIKEKVFSLFREVALKDPEERYHWYPHQLSGGQKQRVMIAIALACEPDLLIADEPTTALDVTIQAQVLGLLKKICKQRDLSILFITHDMAVVSEMADRVAVMKQGEIVEQAACEDFFTHPQHAYSQCLLADAKATKAYNKEEVSDPLIEVEALKVHFPIKKGFFQRTTGVVKAVDDVTFSIAKGKTLALVGESGSGKSTIGKAILSLLEETEGEVRFENQNLVGLDKKALSPYRRKIQVVFQDPFSALNPRMTIANIIREGMISLDVGPKSRSEQDRYIEALLLKVDLEAAHMHRYPHEFSGGQRQRIGIARALAVEPELIICDEPTSALDVSVRTQVLDLLTRLQKESGVSYLFITHDLSIIPMIADEVAVMKEGKIVEQGLVEDVMEYPQHPYTQKLLASAPKLMHKERENDNTI, encoded by the coding sequence ATGAGCAGTATCTTAACCGTTAAAGATCTTTCATTGAGTGTGGGGAGTAACATAGTATTGGACCGTGTCAGTTTTGACATTCAGCATGGGGAGATCTTTGCTTTGGTCGGGGAGTCCGGGTCCGGTAAGTCTTTAACTTCATTGGCTATCATGCGGCTGCTGCCTGAAGTCATAGCTGTGCGTTCAGGAGAGATTCATTTAAAAGATAGAGCATTGTTTAATCTTCCCGAATCACAGATGCAAAAAGTACGAGGCAAATCTATAGCGATGATATTTCAGGAACCTATGTCCGCGTTGAATCCGGTGATGACGGTAGGTTCGCAGATTGCAGAAGTGATCAAGGTGCATTTGGGGCTCAAAAAAGAGCAGATCAAAGAGAAGGTATTCTCACTGTTTAGGGAAGTGGCATTAAAAGATCCTGAAGAACGTTACCACTGGTATCCGCATCAACTCTCCGGTGGACAAAAACAAAGAGTGATGATAGCGATTGCACTGGCCTGTGAACCTGACCTGCTTATAGCAGATGAGCCTACCACGGCGTTAGATGTCACGATACAAGCACAAGTACTTGGGTTACTCAAAAAGATATGTAAGCAGAGGGATCTCTCTATATTGTTCATTACGCATGATATGGCTGTGGTTTCAGAAATGGCTGACAGGGTTGCCGTGATGAAACAAGGAGAGATCGTTGAGCAAGCAGCGTGTGAAGATTTTTTTACGCATCCGCAACATGCCTATTCGCAGTGCTTGCTGGCAGATGCCAAGGCTACCAAAGCATACAACAAAGAAGAAGTATCTGACCCACTCATTGAGGTTGAAGCGTTAAAAGTACATTTTCCCATCAAAAAAGGTTTTTTTCAAAGAACAACAGGGGTTGTCAAGGCGGTAGATGATGTCACATTTTCTATCGCAAAGGGAAAGACACTGGCACTAGTTGGAGAATCAGGAAGCGGTAAAAGTACCATCGGTAAAGCCATACTCTCTTTGCTGGAGGAGACAGAGGGAGAAGTGCGCTTTGAGAACCAAAATCTGGTTGGACTGGATAAAAAAGCTTTAAGTCCTTACAGACGTAAGATACAAGTGGTGTTTCAAGATCCTTTTTCTGCGCTAAATCCTCGAATGACGATAGCCAATATCATTAGAGAAGGTATGATCAGTCTGGATGTGGGACCAAAAAGCAGAAGTGAACAAGATCGGTATATTGAGGCACTGCTTTTAAAAGTGGATCTGGAAGCTGCACACATGCATCGTTATCCGCATGAGTTTTCAGGAGGACAACGTCAACGTATAGGTATCGCAAGAGCATTGGCGGTAGAACCTGAACTGATCATTTGTGATGAACCTACTTCAGCACTTGATGTCTCTGTGCGGACACAGGTCTTAGACTTACTTACCAGACTGCAAAAAGAATCAGGGGTCTCGTATCTGTTTATCACACATGATCTATCTATTATCCCTATGATAGCAGATGAAGTTGCTGTGATGAAAGAGGGTAAAATTGTTGAACAAGGCTTGGTAGAAGATGTGATGGAATACCCTCAGCATCCTTACACACAAAAATTACTTGCTTCAGCACCAAAATTAATGCATAAAGAAAGAGAAAATGATAATACTATTTGA
- the ribE gene encoding riboflavin synthase: MFTGLIREIATVKSYQNNILTIQSKHAAKLGDSIAINGVCLTVIKVNNDGFDLELADETRSIIDESKITGQVHIEPAMMMNDRFEGHIVQGHVDCVGTVSQITPRENATDFIITVDKKYIAHIIPKGSITIDGISLTVNDVGADHFRLTIIPHTLKETLMKNYKVGTKLNIETDVFARYIDHILAHRSSKKCMSWEEVDSLQMTY, translated from the coding sequence ATGTTTACAGGACTTATACGAGAAATTGCGACAGTAAAAAGCTATCAAAACAATATTTTAACCATTCAGTCAAAACATGCTGCAAAACTCGGTGACTCCATAGCGATCAATGGTGTCTGCTTAACGGTTATTAAGGTAAACAATGACGGTTTTGATCTCGAACTGGCAGATGAGACACGTTCTATCATTGATGAAAGCAAGATTACTGGACAAGTACACATCGAACCGGCCATGATGATGAACGACCGCTTTGAAGGGCATATCGTACAGGGGCATGTCGATTGTGTCGGTACAGTCTCACAGATCACGCCTCGAGAGAATGCCACGGACTTCATCATCACTGTGGATAAAAAATACATCGCACATATCATACCAAAAGGCTCTATTACCATCGATGGCATCTCTTTGACAGTCAATGACGTAGGAGCAGATCATTTCAGACTCACCATCATCCCACACACACTTAAAGAGACCCTGATGAAAAACTATAAAGTGGGCACTAAACTGAATATTGAAACTGATGTCTTTGCACGATACATCGACCATATACTGGCACACAGAAGCTCAAAAAAATGTATGAGCTGGGAAGAAGTTGACAGTTTACAAATGACATACTAG
- a CDS encoding ABC transporter permease produces the protein MKLVLLWTDMLVWSLVIVLLLWSWVISHSPQIKKQWQMIFRSSIAMASATVLLFYVLFTLLDSIHLRFALPLEGQKSQEVVYTSEMVSFLDLIFEHNIENTERTYSAPFATVEYTSSIMVDEKGMTKQVRLPLKHVSTKDNVVEESLFAVGVGLIVSLSLVMLHIWWRERSRFMRACKETWQGESDLPWRTAYVTFILLVVAFTWLYLLSYSYHVLGTDKVGGDVLYQSFKSIRTGVLIGILTTLIMLPVAVILGVSAGLFGGWVDDVIQYIYTTLSSIPGVLLIAAGVLSMQVMMDNHPTWFETTLERSDLRLLFLILILGITSWTGLCRLLRAETLKISQMEFVTAAKAFGVSKLTIIRRHIVPNLMHIILISVVLDFSGLVLAEAVLSYVGVGVDPTMHSWGNMINQARLEMAREPMVWWSLFSAFVFMFILVLAANLFSDRIQTVLDPRNKV, from the coding sequence ATGAAACTGGTATTACTTTGGACAGATATGCTGGTATGGTCATTGGTAATAGTACTCTTGCTATGGTCATGGGTGATCTCACATTCTCCTCAAATAAAGAAACAATGGCAGATGATCTTTAGATCAAGTATCGCGATGGCCTCTGCAACGGTACTTTTGTTTTATGTACTGTTCACTTTGCTTGACTCGATACATTTGCGTTTTGCACTGCCTCTTGAAGGACAAAAGAGTCAGGAGGTCGTGTATACGTCTGAAATGGTCTCCTTTCTGGATCTGATCTTTGAACATAATATTGAAAATACAGAGCGTACCTACTCTGCACCTTTTGCCACGGTGGAGTATACAAGTTCCATTATGGTAGATGAAAAGGGCATGACCAAACAGGTTCGCCTGCCTTTAAAACATGTTTCTACCAAAGATAACGTTGTAGAGGAATCTCTGTTCGCAGTGGGTGTAGGTTTGATAGTAAGTCTGTCACTTGTGATGCTGCATATCTGGTGGAGAGAGAGATCAAGATTTATGCGTGCATGCAAAGAGACGTGGCAGGGAGAAAGTGATCTGCCGTGGCGTACGGCTTATGTGACATTCATACTCTTGGTTGTGGCATTTACCTGGCTCTATTTGCTCAGCTACTCTTATCATGTATTGGGCACAGATAAAGTGGGTGGTGATGTACTCTATCAAAGTTTCAAGAGCATTCGTACCGGGGTCCTGATAGGGATACTCACCACACTTATCATGTTGCCTGTAGCGGTGATCCTGGGTGTAAGTGCAGGGTTGTTCGGCGGCTGGGTGGATGATGTGATCCAGTATATCTATACCACGCTCTCTTCGATCCCGGGTGTACTGCTTATCGCAGCGGGAGTACTCTCTATGCAAGTAATGATGGATAACCACCCCACATGGTTTGAAACTACCCTTGAACGTTCTGATCTGCGTTTGTTATTTCTTATCTTGATCCTTGGGATCACTTCATGGACAGGTTTATGTCGACTGCTTAGAGCTGAGACGCTTAAAATCTCTCAAATGGAGTTTGTCACTGCAGCCAAAGCATTTGGTGTGAGCAAGTTGACGATTATTCGTCGTCACATTGTGCCGAACCTCATGCATATCATTCTTATCTCTGTAGTGTTAGACTTTTCTGGGCTGGTATTGGCTGAAGCCGTACTCTCCTATGTAGGTGTAGGGGTCGATCCAACGATGCACTCATGGGGAAATATGATCAACCAGGCCCGACTGGAGATGGCAAGAGAACCCATGGTTTGGTGGTCGCTCTTTTCGGCATTTGTATTTATGTTTATTTTGGTTTTGGCTGCCAATCTATTTTCTGACCGTATTCAAACGGTACTGGACCCTAGGAATAAAGTATGA
- a CDS encoding cupin domain-containing protein — MNIYDYLTPQIGETFTTLLEHKNIKINRIISSNHVEETEYIQEEDEWLVVLEGKATLLLKGEKKTLIKGESLFIPSKTPHRVLSTQSGTIWLTVHIF, encoded by the coding sequence GTGAATATTTACGACTATCTAACCCCTCAAATCGGTGAAACCTTCACCACCCTTCTCGAACATAAAAATATCAAGATCAACCGTATCATCAGTTCAAATCATGTAGAGGAAACAGAATATATACAGGAAGAAGATGAATGGCTGGTCGTACTTGAGGGTAAAGCAACACTCCTTCTAAAGGGTGAAAAGAAAACACTTATAAAGGGGGAATCACTGTTCATCCCTTCAAAAACACCCCATCGTGTTTTGAGTACGCAAAGTGGTACGATTTGGCTAACGGTCCATATCTTTTAA
- the rpsI gene encoding 30S ribosomal protein S9: MATMYATGKRKAAIAKVWLTPGNGEMLINGKTLDQWLGGHETLKMKVRLPLEATKQLESMDIRATTLGGGYAAQADALKHGITKALVEFEPSFRAILKPMGLLTRDSRVVERKKPGKKKARRSPQFSKR, encoded by the coding sequence ATGGCAACTATGTACGCAACAGGAAAAAGAAAAGCAGCGATCGCTAAAGTTTGGTTGACTCCAGGTAACGGTGAAATGCTTATCAACGGTAAAACACTTGACCAATGGTTGGGTGGACATGAAACACTTAAGATGAAAGTAAGACTTCCACTTGAAGCAACTAAACAACTTGAGTCTATGGATATCAGAGCTACTACACTTGGTGGTGGTTATGCTGCTCAAGCGGATGCATTGAAGCATGGTATCACTAAAGCACTTGTAGAGTTTGAACCATCTTTCAGAGCGATCCTTAAACCAATGGGACTTCTTACTAGAGATTCAAGAGTAGTTGAAAGAAAGAAACCAGGAAAGAAAAAAGCGAGAAGATCTCCACAATTCTCAAAAAGATAG